The Lonchura striata isolate bLonStr1 chromosome 7, bLonStr1.mat, whole genome shotgun sequence genome window below encodes:
- the KCNIP2 gene encoding A-type potassium channel modulatory protein KCNIP2 isoform X5 yields MRSKGRKESLSDSRDLDGSYDQLTDSVEDEFELSTVCHRPEGLEQLQEQTKFTRKELQVLYRGFKNECPSGIVNEENFKQIYSQFFPQGGECPSPSCPHTHGCLCGAEGHTAPPHAVCLPADSSTYATFLFNAFDTDHDGSVSFEDFVSGLSTILRGTIDDRLNWAFNLYDLNKDGCITKEEMLDIMKSIYDMMGKYTYPAMREEAPREHVENFFQKMDRNKDGVVTIEEFLESCQKDENIMRSMQLFDSVI; encoded by the exons ACAGTGTTGAGGATGAGTTTGAGCTCTCCACCGTCTGCCACCGCCccgaggggctggagcagctccaggagcagacCAAGTTCACCCGCAAAGAGCTGCAGGTCCTGTACCGAGGCTTCAAGAAT GAGTGCCCAAGTGGCATTGTCAACGAAGAAAACTTCAAACAGATCTATTCACAGTTCTTCCCTCAAGGAGGTGAGTGcccatccccatcctgtccccatACACATGGGTGCCTCTGTGGGGCAGAGGGTCACACAGCCCCTCCTCATGCTGTCTGCCTCCCTGCAGACTCCAGCACCTACGCCACCTTCCTCTTCAACGCCTTCGACACTGACCACGATGGCTCCGTCAGCTTTGAG GACTTTGTGTCTGGACTGTCCACCATCCTGCGGGGCACCATTGATGATCGCCTGAACTGGGCCTTCAACCTCTATGACCTGAACAAAGATGGCTGCATCACCAAAGAG GAAATGCTGGACATCATGAAGTCCATCTATGACATGATGGGCAAATACACCTACCCGGCCATGCGGGAGGAAGCACCCCGGGAGCATGTGGAGAACTTCTTCCAG AAAATGGACCGGAATAAGGATGGCGTGGTGACAATCGAGGAGTTCCTGGAGTCCTGCCAGAAG GATGAGAACATCATGCGATCCATGCAGCTCTTCGACAGCGTGATTTAG
- the KCNIP2 gene encoding A-type potassium channel modulatory protein KCNIP2 isoform X4: MRSKGRKESLSDSRDLDGSYDQLTGNPPVQTKKALKQRFLKLLPCCRPKSIPSLSESNVEDEFELSTVCHRPEGLEQLQEQTKFTRKELQVLYRGFKNECPSGIVNEENFKQIYSQFFPQGDSSTYATFLFNAFDTDHDGSVSFEDFVSGLSTILRGTIDDRLNWAFNLYDLNKDGCITKEEMLDIMKSIYDMMGKYTYPAMREEAPREHVENFFQKMDRNKDGVVTIEEFLESCQKDENIMRSMQLFDSVI, from the exons GCAACCCGCCAGTCCAAACTAAAAAAGCGCTGAAGCAGCGATTCCTCaaactgctgccctgctgccgGCCCAAATCCATCCCCTCGCTCAGTGAAAGCAA TGTTGAGGATGAGTTTGAGCTCTCCACCGTCTGCCACCGCCccgaggggctggagcagctccaggagcagacCAAGTTCACCCGCAAAGAGCTGCAGGTCCTGTACCGAGGCTTCAAGAAT GAGTGCCCAAGTGGCATTGTCAACGAAGAAAACTTCAAACAGATCTATTCACAGTTCTTCCCTCAAGGAG ACTCCAGCACCTACGCCACCTTCCTCTTCAACGCCTTCGACACTGACCACGATGGCTCCGTCAGCTTTGAG GACTTTGTGTCTGGACTGTCCACCATCCTGCGGGGCACCATTGATGATCGCCTGAACTGGGCCTTCAACCTCTATGACCTGAACAAAGATGGCTGCATCACCAAAGAG GAAATGCTGGACATCATGAAGTCCATCTATGACATGATGGGCAAATACACCTACCCGGCCATGCGGGAGGAAGCACCCCGGGAGCATGTGGAGAACTTCTTCCAG AAAATGGACCGGAATAAGGATGGCGTGGTGACAATCGAGGAGTTCCTGGAGTCCTGCCAGAAG GATGAGAACATCATGCGATCCATGCAGCTCTTCGACAGCGTGATTTAG
- the KCNIP2 gene encoding A-type potassium channel modulatory protein KCNIP2 isoform X1 produces MRSKGRKESLSDSRDLDGSYDQLTGNPPVQTKKALKQRFLKLLPCCRPKSIPSLSESNVEDEFELSTVCHRPEGLEQLQEQTKFTRKELQVLYRGFKNECPSGIVNEENFKQIYSQFFPQGGECPSPSCPHTHGCLCGAEGHTAPPHAVCLPADSSTYATFLFNAFDTDHDGSVSFEDFVSGLSTILRGTIDDRLNWAFNLYDLNKDGCITKEEMLDIMKSIYDMMGKYTYPAMREEAPREHVENFFQKMDRNKDGVVTIEEFLESCQKDENIMRSMQLFDSVI; encoded by the exons GCAACCCGCCAGTCCAAACTAAAAAAGCGCTGAAGCAGCGATTCCTCaaactgctgccctgctgccgGCCCAAATCCATCCCCTCGCTCAGTGAAAGCAA TGTTGAGGATGAGTTTGAGCTCTCCACCGTCTGCCACCGCCccgaggggctggagcagctccaggagcagacCAAGTTCACCCGCAAAGAGCTGCAGGTCCTGTACCGAGGCTTCAAGAAT GAGTGCCCAAGTGGCATTGTCAACGAAGAAAACTTCAAACAGATCTATTCACAGTTCTTCCCTCAAGGAGGTGAGTGcccatccccatcctgtccccatACACATGGGTGCCTCTGTGGGGCAGAGGGTCACACAGCCCCTCCTCATGCTGTCTGCCTCCCTGCAGACTCCAGCACCTACGCCACCTTCCTCTTCAACGCCTTCGACACTGACCACGATGGCTCCGTCAGCTTTGAG GACTTTGTGTCTGGACTGTCCACCATCCTGCGGGGCACCATTGATGATCGCCTGAACTGGGCCTTCAACCTCTATGACCTGAACAAAGATGGCTGCATCACCAAAGAG GAAATGCTGGACATCATGAAGTCCATCTATGACATGATGGGCAAATACACCTACCCGGCCATGCGGGAGGAAGCACCCCGGGAGCATGTGGAGAACTTCTTCCAG AAAATGGACCGGAATAAGGATGGCGTGGTGACAATCGAGGAGTTCCTGGAGTCCTGCCAGAAG GATGAGAACATCATGCGATCCATGCAGCTCTTCGACAGCGTGATTTAG